A genomic region of Armatimonadota bacterium contains the following coding sequences:
- a CDS encoding EAL domain-containing protein, with protein sequence MEQMHSLLKRQLRKCFGSDNYPAELEPIFEVVNAAYFDFDTDLHMLGRSLDLSSEELLQANSELRAIFQAFPDLLLYLDADGTILDCKGGSAADSHLPIDQTIGKHIQTIPIEGVGGKFRDAFLEVQRTGSATAVEYSFSRHGKNHTYEARFIPLPEDHAIAVIRNMTERKQMETALQESEQRLADIINFLPDATFAIDMDGKIIAWNHATETMTGCKAENMLGKSNYEYSIAFYGRRQPMLVDFVLRPNIHKQDQYATCKNENETWMAEARSPILRSGGTHLYGKATPLYDSGGSIVGVIESIRDITDFKCFEKTHRESSERLKRQQTMLIEMARNKVLFSGDLNTAVREVTESAARTLDVARVGVWLCDKLHTKISCLDLFECSSNNHSGSLTMWASDYPGYFKALEDERIIAVPDVRHDPRTNELVRPYFVEHGVNATLNVPILLSGRTIGVVCHEHVGGPREWTTDEQGFASSIADIFSLLIEISERKKTETDLRIRTSAMNAANDQIVITDIQGKVEFVNPSFERETGYTFDELEGKLPDFLTSDKHDAGFYIDLWDSLLSGRTWHGEITLSRRDGSVVVEDVTITPIKSESKAVERFIAIKRNITDKKVYEKKLDHLAHHDHLTGLPNRLLFSDRLTQCLAHSERRKVALAVLFIDLDRFKLINDSLGHSVGDLLLKAAAERLHDNIREADTIARMGGDEFTIILSDVSNASEIASVTRRVADVMSKPFVLAGQELFVTTSIGVSIYPTDGTDVETLVKNADSAMYRAKEQGRNNYQFYTEALNTAAVERMQLERSLRKALDREEFVLHYQPRVDVKTGAILGVEALVRWHHPELGLIPPAAFIPLAEETGLIEPIGRWVMRTACAQNKKWQMCGFNPISVAVNVSARQLAHDSLADEVAQILKETGLAPEYLDLELTESVLMHSIDLAIGILRRFKEMGVRLSIDDFGTGYSSLTYLKRFPIDAVKIDQSFIRDLTTNSDDAAIARAVIAMSQSLKLKVIAEGVETIEQLQVLRSMDCDEIQGYFVSRPVPAEELEAILRDPAYLADGDYLNSAA encoded by the coding sequence ATGGAGCAAATGCACAGCCTGCTCAAAAGACAACTTAGAAAGTGCTTTGGATCGGATAATTACCCGGCGGAGTTGGAGCCGATCTTCGAGGTGGTAAATGCCGCCTATTTTGACTTCGATACCGATCTGCACATGCTCGGGCGCTCTCTGGACCTCAGCTCGGAAGAATTGCTGCAAGCCAATTCCGAACTGCGCGCAATATTTCAGGCTTTCCCGGATCTGCTGCTATACCTGGATGCGGACGGCACAATCCTGGATTGCAAGGGGGGCAGCGCCGCTGATTCCCATCTGCCCATCGACCAGACCATAGGCAAGCACATCCAAACGATTCCCATTGAGGGTGTCGGCGGCAAGTTTCGGGATGCTTTTCTCGAAGTTCAGAGAACAGGAAGCGCGACCGCTGTCGAATATTCATTCAGCAGGCATGGCAAGAATCACACATATGAGGCCAGGTTTATCCCACTTCCCGAAGACCACGCTATAGCAGTCATACGTAATATGACTGAACGCAAGCAAATGGAAACGGCTCTCCAGGAGTCCGAGCAGCGTCTTGCCGATATTATCAATTTCCTTCCCGATGCGACCTTTGCTATCGATATGGATGGAAAGATAATTGCCTGGAATCATGCCACCGAAACTATGACAGGCTGCAAAGCAGAGAACATGCTGGGCAAGAGCAATTATGAGTATTCGATTGCGTTTTATGGCCGGCGACAGCCCATGCTCGTCGATTTCGTGTTGAGGCCGAATATTCATAAGCAGGACCAATATGCCACATGCAAAAACGAGAATGAGACTTGGATGGCGGAGGCCCGCAGTCCGATATTGAGGTCAGGTGGAACCCATCTTTATGGGAAAGCCACTCCCCTCTATGATTCCGGCGGAAGCATAGTTGGCGTCATCGAAAGTATAAGAGACATCACTGACTTCAAATGCTTCGAAAAGACACATAGAGAAAGTAGTGAGCGCCTGAAGAGGCAGCAAACCATGCTCATTGAGATGGCTCGCAATAAAGTACTTTTCAGTGGTGACCTGAATACTGCGGTCCGTGAGGTTACAGAGTCGGCTGCACGCACACTTGATGTGGCTAGAGTCGGCGTATGGCTGTGCGATAAGCTGCATACAAAGATATCCTGTCTGGATCTTTTTGAATGTTCTTCAAACAACCATTCCGGTTCTCTGACAATGTGGGCCTCGGATTACCCGGGGTATTTTAAGGCATTAGAAGATGAGCGCATTATAGCCGTTCCCGATGTAAGACATGATCCTCGAACAAATGAATTAGTTCGACCATATTTTGTTGAACATGGCGTAAATGCAACGCTGAATGTGCCCATTTTATTGAGCGGGCGCACAATCGGGGTTGTCTGCCACGAGCACGTGGGCGGACCTCGCGAATGGACAACGGACGAGCAGGGTTTCGCAAGTTCAATAGCCGACATTTTCTCATTATTGATAGAGATATCCGAGCGCAAGAAGACTGAGACCGACCTTCGCATCAGAACCTCCGCCATGAATGCCGCCAACGATCAAATCGTGATCACCGATATACAGGGAAAGGTCGAGTTCGTCAATCCGTCATTCGAGCGCGAGACCGGTTATACATTCGATGAGTTGGAAGGCAAACTTCCCGATTTCCTGACGTCCGACAAGCATGATGCCGGCTTTTATATTGACCTCTGGGACTCATTACTCAGCGGTAGGACCTGGCATGGTGAAATCACACTTTCCCGAAGGGACGGCAGCGTAGTTGTCGAGGATGTTACAATTACGCCGATTAAGAGTGAGTCAAAGGCAGTCGAGCGGTTTATCGCGATCAAGCGAAATATAACGGACAAGAAAGTCTATGAGAAGAAGCTCGATCATCTCGCCCATCACGATCACTTGACCGGTCTGCCGAACCGGTTGCTCTTCAGCGACAGGCTCACTCAGTGTCTGGCGCATTCCGAGCGCCGCAAAGTGGCGTTGGCCGTATTGTTCATAGACCTTGATCGGTTCAAACTCATAAACGATTCGCTCGGTCACAGTGTGGGTGATCTCCTGCTCAAGGCCGCTGCCGAGAGACTTCATGACAACATTCGTGAGGCGGATACAATTGCGCGCATGGGCGGTGATGAGTTCACAATTATCCTTTCGGATGTTTCCAACGCCAGCGAAATCGCGTCAGTCACCCGCCGGGTCGCCGATGTAATGTCCAAGCCGTTTGTGCTGGCAGGCCAGGAGCTTTTTGTCACCACCAGCATAGGGGTCAGCATATACCCGACAGACGGCACCGATGTCGAAACTTTAGTCAAGAACGCCGACTCCGCTATGTATCGCGCCAAAGAGCAGGGCCGCAACAACTATCAGTTCTACACTGAGGCGCTCAACACGGCAGCAGTGGAGAGAATGCAGCTCGAACGCAGCCTTCGCAAAGCGCTGGACCGCGAGGAGTTCGTGTTACACTATCAGCCGCGAGTGGATGTAAAGACGGGCGCAATTCTAGGCGTCGAGGCGCTTGTGCGATGGCATCACCCGGAACTGGGCCTTATTCCCCCTGCGGCTTTCATACCGCTGGCTGAGGAGACGGGCCTCATCGAGCCGATAGGACGATGGGTAATGCGCACTGCCTGTGCTCAGAACAAGAAATGGCAAATGTGCGGTTTCAATCCCATCAGTGTGGCCGTAAATGTCTCAGCGCGCCAACTGGCTCATGACAGCCTGGCCGACGAGGTTGCCCAAATCCTCAAAGAGACCGGTCTTGCGCCGGAGTATCTCGATCTGGAGCTTACAGAGAGCGTATTGATGCATAGTATAGACCTTGCGATAGGAATACTCCGCAGGTTCAAGGAGATGGGAGTCCGGCTCTCCATCGACGACTTTGGGACGGGTTACTCGTCGCTGACATATCTCAAGCGCTTCCCAATCGATGCAGTAAAGATCGATCAGTCGTTCATTCGTGATCTGACCACTAACTCGGACGACGCCGCAATAGCTCGAGCAGTAATTGCAATGTCTCAGAGCCTCAAGCTCAAAGTCATTGCCGAAGGTGTGGAGACTATCGAGCAGCTTCAGGTCCTTCGTTCCATGGATTGCGATGAGATCCAGGGCTACTTTGTAAGTCGCCCAGTGCCCGCCGAAGAACTGGAAGCGATCCTGCGCGATCCTGCGTATCTTGCGGACGGCGATTACCTCAACAGCGCTGCATAG